From Vigna unguiculata cultivar IT97K-499-35 chromosome 5, ASM411807v1, whole genome shotgun sequence, the proteins below share one genomic window:
- the LOC114185768 gene encoding vesicle-associated membrane protein 722 encodes MGQQSLIYSFVARGTVILAEYTEFTGNFTGVAAQCLQKLPSSNNKFTYNCDGHTFNYLVDNGFTYCVVAVESAGRQIPIAFLEQIKEDFTKKYAGGKAATAAAQSLNREFGPKLKEQMQYCVDHPEEISKLAKVKAQVSEVKGVMMENIEKVLDRGEKIELLVDKTENLRSQAQDFRQQGTKIRRKMWFQNMKIKLIVLGILIALILIIVLSVCGGFHCGK; translated from the exons ATGGGACAACAATCGTTGATCTACAGTTTCGTCGCTCGCGGCACCGTGATCCTCGCCGAGTATACCGAGTTCACGGGAAACTTTACGGGCGTGGCGGCGCAATGCCTCCAGAAACTCCCTTCCTCTAACAACAAGTTCACCTACAACTGCGATGGCCACACCTTCAACTACCTCGTCGATAACGGATtca CGTATTGTGTGGTTGCTGTTGAATCTGCTGGACGGCAGATTCCAATTGCTTTCCTGGAACAAATCAAGGAGGATTTCACCAAAAAATATGCTGGAGGAAAAGCAGCAACAGCCGCCGCCCAGAGCCTCAACAGAGAGTTTGG ACCTAAGTTGAAGGAGCAGATGCAGTACTGTGTTGATCATCCAGAGGAAATTAGCAAGCTTGCTAAAGTGAAAGCTCAGGTGTCAGAAGTCAAAGGAGTTATGATGGAAAATATTGAGAAG GTTCTTGATCGTGGGGAGAAAATTGAGCTTTTGGTGGATAAAACAGAGAATCTTCGTTCTCAG GCTCAGGATTTCAGGCAACAGGGAACCAAGATTAGGAGAAAGATGTGGTTCCAAAACATGAAGATAAAGCTAATAGTTCTGGGTATCTTAATTGCCTTGATTCTCATTATTGTTCTGTCCGTTTGTGGTGGCTTCCACTGTGGTAAATGA
- the LOC114184385 gene encoding protein MAIN-LIKE 1-like, which produces MARTRGAHLVGGESSQQGKRIRPTASARKRACEGDVGVPRVNVVHEHQHVDDDSVVDEPQNFGEVQEEHEEGAAYPEGPYDTSLLTSYSDHVAFLLWQGEDWGELKLISHGKKCNKLGVCHPNVEEFVVNSGLMPLCDISYEYADKGLIYAFVERWHRETNSFHLPVGEMTVTLDDVSMLLHVPIIRQFCPNVPLDNASAMAPLIELLGVDRAKATTKLRQCRGPRVRLSWLKDLYEDYCETEQWEDLAPCGGYAWGVAALVHMYEQLGDACFAYTIQLAGYPTLLQSWIYEHFPGMGRKEMVGNYDETQPRMARFRTGRQICYVRDVRVQIDMLTYDG; this is translated from the exons atGGCAAGGACTCGTGGTGCTCACTTAGTTGGAGGAGAAAGCTCTCAACAAGGCAAGAGAATAAGACCTACTGCATCTGCTCGTAAAAGAGCCTGTGAAGGTGATGTTGGTGTACCAAGGGTGAATGTCGTTCATGAACACCAACATGTCGATGATGACTCTGTTGTTGACGAGCCACAAAATTTTGGAGAAGTGCAAGAGGAGCACGAAGAAGGGGCTGCATATCCTGAAGGTCCATATGATACCTCCTTACTTACTAGTTATTCTGATCACGTTGCATTTTTACTATGGCAAGGCGAG GACTGGGGCGAGTTAAAATTGATTTCCCATGGTAAAAAATGCAATAAATTAGGAGTTTGTCACCCTAATGTTGAGGAGTTTGTTGTGAATTCTGGATTAATGCCTCTTTGTGACATATCATATGAGTATGCTGATAAGGGACTGATATATGCCTTTGTGGAGAGGTGGCACCGAGAGACAAATAGTTTTCATCTACCGGTTGGTGAGATGACTGTGACACTTGATGACGTGTCCATGCTTCTTCATGTCCCTATAATCAGACAATTTTGTCCCAATGTCCCTCTAGATAATGCTAGTGCTATGGCACCACTAATTGAGTTGTTAGGGGTGGATCGGGCAAAGGCCACAACTAAATTAAGACAATGTCGGGGGCCCCGTGTGCGATTGAGTTGGTTGAAAGATTTGTATGAAGATTATTGTGAGACTGAGCAATGGGA AGATCTTGCACCATGCGGTGGATATGCATGGGGAGTTGCTGCACTTGTTCACATGTACGAACAACTAGGAGATGCATGCTTTGCATATACAATACAATTAGCTGGATATCCGACCCTTTTACAG AGTTGGATATATGAGCACTTCCCTGGTATGGGAAGGAAGGAAATGGTGGGTAATTATGATGAGACTCAACCTCGGATGGCACGTTTTCGAACAGGGCGACAAATATGCTATGTGAGAGACGTTCGAGTCCAGATAGATATGTTGACATATGATGGGTAA
- the LOC114183657 gene encoding protein SULFUR DEFICIENCY-INDUCED 1-like, producing MMEETSASNNRSSKGKKEDLFHVLHKVPYGDSPYVRAKHAQLVVKDLEGAIVLFWKAINCGDKVDSALKDMAVVMKQLDRSEEAIEAISSFRGLCSKQSQESLDNVLIDLYKKCGKIDEQIELLKRKLKLIYQGEAFNGKPTKTARSHGKKFQVSIKQETSRLLGNLGWAYMQKTNYMMAEVVYRKAQMIDPDCNKAYNLGLCLVKQAKYEEAQVILEAVLKGNLPGSDDSKSRKRIQDLLKELRSMLPPPQLSDLLGLDDEFIKGLERLVNEWAPIRSKRLPIFEEISSFRDQLAC from the exons ATGATGGAAGAAACAAGTGCCTCCAACAACAGATCCTCAAAAGGCAAGAAAGAAGACCTTTTCCATGTACTTCACAAGGTTCCTTATGGAGATTCCCCTTATGTCAGAGCAAAACACGCCCAG CTGGTGGTGAAGGATTTGGAAGGTGCAATTGTGTTATTTTGGAAAGCAATAAATTGTGGGGACAAAGTGGACAGTGCTCTGAAGGACATGGCAGTGGTGATGAAGCAATTGGACAGATCAGAAGAAGCCATTGAAGCAATTTCTTCATTCAGAGGCCTTTGCTCCAAACAATCCCAAGAATCCCTTGATAATGTACTCATTGATCTTTACAAG AAATGTGGGAAAATAGATGAACAAATAGAATTGCTGAAGAGAAAGTTGAAGTTGATCTACCAAGGTGAGGCCTTCAATGGAAAACCCACCAAGACAGCACGCTCTCATGGCAAAAAGTTCCAAGTCTCTATTAAACAAGAAACTTCAAGATTACTG GGAAACCTGGGCTGGGCCTACATGCAAAAGACGAACTACATGATGGCGGAAGTGGTGTATCGGAAAGCCCAAATGATTGATCCAGACTGTAACAAGGCCTATAACTTGGGCCTGTGTCTCGTTAAACAAGCCAAATATGAGGAGGCCCAAGTTATTCTTGAAGCTGTGTTAAAAGGAAACCTTCCAGGCTCAGACGATAGCAAATCAAGGAAACGGATCCAAGATTTGCTAAAGGAGTTGAGGTCCATGCTACCTCCTCCACAATTGTCAGATCTTTTGGGCCTGGATGATGAGTTTATTAAAGGCCTTGAACGGTTGGTGAATGAATGGGCCCCAATTAGATCAAAGAGACTTCCAATTTTTGAGGAGATTTCTtcatttagagatcaattagcTTGTTAA
- the LOC114184383 gene encoding uncharacterized protein LOC114184383 has translation MRACDEPVKYSKVVAKLLRTLTPQFDHIVVAIEECKDLKKMFVEELQNSLKAHEQWLIERKNNEKSIDQAFQNIVDHQRFIGRGGRRGRGRSRGGRSGGRNGEFVSNQFDHYSYECRQNDTTKTNKKGDKAYLAQDEGHFDSDRVVLMVTTSKGDDDFCWYLDTGCLNLMTRNKEWLINLDPSMKSNIRFIDNSTIIVKGIERVQLNCKNGKMAYMNDVPYVPSMKNNLLNLGQLLEKSYTMSMQEN, from the exons ATGAGAGCATGTGATGAACCAGTGAAATACAGTAAGGTGGTGGCAAAATTACTTAGAACCTTGACACCTCAATTTGATCATATTGTTGTTGCAATTGAGGAATGTAAGGATCTTAAGAAGATGTTCGTTGAAGAACTACAGAACTCACTAAAGGCCCACGAACAATGGCtaattgagagaaaaaataatgagaaaagcATTGATCAAGCCTTTCAAAACATAGTTGATCATCAAAGGTTTATAGGGCGTGGTGgtagaagaggaagaggaagatcAAGGGGTGGTAGAAGTGGAGGAAGAAATGGAGAATTTGTGAGCAATCAG TTTGATCATTACTCATATGAATGCCGACAAAATGATACAACCAAGACTAACAAGAAAGGTGATAAGGCATATCTAGCACAAGATGAAGGTCATTTTGACTCAGACCGTGTAGTGTTGATGGTCACTACTAGCAAGGGAGATGATGATTTTTGCTGGTATTTGGATACAGGTTGCTTGAATCTCATGACGAGAAATAAGGAGTGGTTGATCAATCTTGATCCAAGCATGAAGAGCAACATAAGGTTTATTGATAATAGCACCATAATTGTAAAGGGAATTGAGAGAGTACAACTCAATTGCAAGAATGGAAAGATGGCATACATGAATGATGTACCATATGTTCCTTCTATGAAGAATAACCTTTTAAACTTGGGGCAACTGCTTGAAAAGAGCTATACTATGTCTATGCAAGAGAATTAG